AAACGGAAAATGGATAGTGCCTATGCGTTCACCCCTCATGTCATCAAAAATAAAAATGTGACACAAGAGGAGTACGCAAGAGTAGCTGAGCACCAACAAGATCTTCAAGGAATCAACGTGTCAACAGATTGGAAACGCTCCTATCCATATGAAGGTCATTTCCGTGACTTTTTAGGAAGTGTGACAGAAGATGGCTTGCCTCGTGATAGTCTAGACTATTTCTTAGCTCGAAATTATAGTCGAAATGCTCGTGTTGGGGATAGTGGGCTTGAGAAAAAATACGAGGCGCTGTTAAAAGGACAGAAGAAAACCATTCAATATGAGACAGATCGAAACGGCAATATTGTCGATGAAAATGTGATCAATAAAGGGCAACAAGGCAAAAATCTGCAACTAACGGTAGATATGGAACTACAACAAAGAATGGACGAAATTTTAAAAGAGCACATTACAAAGGCTAGGAATAAATTTCCATACGCAAATCGCTTCCTCGATGAAGCGATGGCTGTAGCAATGAATCCGCAAACTGGTGAAATCCTTGGAATGTCAGGACAAACGTGGAACGATGATTCTGGAGAATTCCGTAACACTGGAATAAACACGGTCACCTCACCTGTAGCCCCAGGTTCTGCAGTGAAGGGGGCGACGTTGCTTGCTGGATACGATTATGGCGTTGTGTCAGCGGGCGAGACGATTCTGGATCAACCAATTGATTTGGCAGGAACGCCGCTAAAAGCTTCCTACTCCAATTTAGGTTATGTTAATGATATTGAAGCCTTGAAACGATCCTCCAACGTCTACATGTTCCACATCGGCATGAGGATTGCAGGCGACCCAAGTTACCAAAAGGGAGAAAAATTGTCCTATCAACCTGGGCGCTTCCAAGTGTTCCGTAACTATTACGCCCAATTTGGACTTGGAGTGAAAACAGGCATTGATTTGCCAAGTGAGACGGAAACGGCAGGCCTGTTGAGTGATAATTATCGTGCAGGTAATATGCTCGACCTTGCAATTGGACAGTATGATACGTACTCTGCTCTTCAGCTAGCTCAATATGTGTCGACTATTGCTAATGACGGATATCGACTCCAGCCACGTCTCGTCAACGACGTAAGAAAGCCGGTTACGAATAAAGAAAATAAAAATCAGTTAGGGCCTATCATCCAGTCAAATGATTCCAATGTTTTAAACCGAATTACGATGGAAGAAAGGTATATCGAACGTGTACAAAAAGGGTTTTACCAAGTATTCAACAACCCACGCGGTACAGCAGATGGCTATTTTGCTGATGCAGAAGGATACACTGCAGCCGGAAAAACCGGTACGGCCCAGGTCAATTACTACGAACCATTGCGTGATGAAAATGGCGATACCTATGACTACAAGCCTCACGAACTTGAAAACCTTACATTGGTAGGCTACGCACCATACGAAGACCCAGAAATCGCATTTGCCGTCCTCGTACCAAACACCGGCTCCGTCAGCACTGGCTACACCCAATACCAAGCCAATAAAGAAATTGGTAGAGATATCTTGGACGCCTATTTTCAATTGAAGGAGGAACGAGGCTTGAATGGGAATGCTGATGAAGAGGAAGAAAATGAAGAGAATGAGGAATAGGATAGGAACCCCGCTCTGGGAGAGAGCGGGGTTTTTGTGTGGCTGGGGGAGTGGTTGGGGGTGAAGTTGAGGAGCTGATCTGGGATATCTGCGAGTTGTCTATTTTATCCGCGCCTTTCGCTCAGTCAGGGCTACAAGTACCGCCCGCATCTAAAATTATTAAAATTTTTCATTCTTATATTAAACACAACGTCAATAAAATGTTCAAAACACCTAAGTAAGCGTTTTCAATATGCGTTAAGCTCTTTTTGACACATTGTTAAAATAACGCAAAAATAAGAAAAGTCTGAATTCTTTATTTACGAACGAATATCTCTCTGATACATTTAATGTATACATTATACAGTCCACTGTATAGGAGAGGTTCATATGGATAGATTGAACATAAATCCAATCAAGAAGCGGCAGACGATGAAAGAGATTGCGTATGATGAGATTAAGAGTGCTATTCTAACTGGTCAATTGGACAAAAAAGAGTATTATCCTGAGACATTATTGGCAGAAACTCTGAATACGTCTCGCACTCCAGTTAGAGAGGCAGCTAATGAACTTGTAGCAGAAGGACTTTTACTGGTATATCCACGTAAAGGCTATAAGGTGAAAGAGATTAGTGCAGATGAGAGAGAGCAGATTGTCTATCTACGAACATGCATTGAGAAAAAGGCATTAGAAGTATTGCATAGCAAGATTACCGAAGATCAATTGTCTGAGTTGGATGAAATTATAGAGAAGCAGCGAGAAGCCATGGAAGTAGAGGATCGTTACGTGTTCATTGAATATGATCAAAAAATGCATGCTACGTTCGTTCAGATGGCAGAATTAAATATCATGGAAGATATTTTTCAAAAGATTTATAACTTGATGAGATTGATAGGGCATACCGCTCTTATGAAACAAGGACGGATGAAGGAAGTTATCGAGGAACATAAGCAGGTTGTACAAGCTTTGCGAGATGGTAATTATGATGAAGCTTCTGGAAATCTATTAAGTCACTTAACCAACACGCATCAAATTGTACAAACAATCGAAGATACCAAAACAAATTAGTAAGGAGATTCGTGTTAATGGCAACTATTACTCATTCATTTCATATGAACAAGCAATCAAAAGATATTGAATTTAATCATTGTTATTGCATTGGGTACTCAGGTCGAAATCAAGAGAAAGCGAAAGAACATATTCAAGAATTGGCCGAGTTAGGGGTTCCAGAACCTGACGATATACCAGCACTATTTCCACTTCGAACCAGTGCTGTTTCCTTTTCAGACGAGTTAGAAGTGGTAGGAAATCAAACGAGTGGCGAGGCTGAAATTGTGCTCGTTTTTGATGAAGAAGGAGACATCTACGTGACGGTAGGAAGTGATCATACCGATCGTGGGTTAGAAACGGTTAGCATTCAAAAGTCAAAGCAAGTGTGTGATAAACCGCTCGCTACGGAACTATGGAAGCTTGAAGATGTGAAAGACCACTGGGACAAGCTGGAACTTAGCGCTTACACATATGACCAGGGGGAAGAAACATTATATCAATCGCATTCCATTGAAGCGATTTTACATGTAGATGACCTTTTAACGTATATGAAGGAAAAAGAACTCCCAACCAAGCAAAATGTCGTCTATTGTGGGACGGTCCCTTTATTAGAGGGGTTTAAATATGGAGATGCATTTCAGGTTACGTTGAAAGACCCTGTCTATGACAGGAGTATCACAAAAAAATACTCAGTTAAACGATTGTAAGGAGGGATATTCATGAACGTAGCAATCTATCAAATGGATGTTATACCAGGGGATGTGAGAGCGAATCACAAACGTGTGGAAGAATGGATGGAAAAAACGGTTCCAAATAGTGACTATGAAATCGTTGTTCTTCCAGAAATGTGGACCACAGCTTATACATTACCCGAGCTTCAGGAAATCGCAGACGTTGACGGAGAGCCAACTACATCTTTTTTACAAAAGATGGCCAAACAGTATGGTGTTCACGTAGTAGGTGGATCATTTGCCAATAAGATTGAAGGGGAAGTCTACAATACAGCTATTGTCGTGAACAAACAAGGGGAAGTGGTTCATACCTATGACAAGATTCATCTTGTACCTATGTTGGATGAACCTACGTATCTAGCAGGAGGAAAGGAAAGTGCGAAGATATTCGAGCTGGATGGGGTGAAAATGGGAATCATCATTTGCTATGATTTACGTTTTCCTGAATTAACTCGTCAGCTTGCATTAGAAGGAGCCGAGGTTTTATTTATTGTAGCAGAATGGCCATTAGCACGAAGAAATCACTGGGTGGCGCTTCAAAAAGCTAGAGCCATTGAGAATCAGATGTATGTTATTTCAAGTGGTCGAGTCGGGAGCTATAACGGCACAACGTTTAGTGGAACATCCTTCATTATAGATCCTTTGGGCGATGTTGTAGCTGAAGGAAGTATTGAAAACGAAGAGACGATTGTTGGAGAACTTGATTCATCAAAGGTACGAGATGCTAGAAAAAATGTACCTGTATTTCAAACGCGTGTAACGAATCTTTATAAATATTATTAGGGGGACTTACTCATGAAATCTGCACTCGTGAAAATGTTGGTAGCTTGTTCTGTTCTTGTATTGGCAGCGTGTTCTGGTGGTTCTGACGAGGCGAATGGTGATAGTGGGACGACTATTAAACTAGCTCACTCTGCATCTGAGTCTCACCAGTACCATATAGCATCGAAGAAGTTTAAAGAATTAGTAGATAAGAAAACGGATGGCTCGGTTCAAATTGAAATTCACCCTAACGCTACAATGGGAAGCGAAAGCGAAGCCATTGAGCAGGTAATTGGCGGTACGTTAGATATGACGACAGTTTCTGCAGACAGTTCTTTTGCTAACACGGTGGAAGAGATGAACGTGTTTGGCATTCCTTATCTATTCGAAAACAAGGATCATGTTTATAGTGTACTAGATGGTGAAATTGGTCAAGACTTACTAGAAACAGCAAATGAAAAAGGCATGAAGGCGCTGGGTTATTGGGAAGTAGGATTCCGTCACGTTTCCAACAGCAAACAGGAAATTAAGAAGCCAGCTGACATGGAAGGCTTGAAAATTCGAGTGCAACCTTCTCCAGTATGGGAAGCACACATGAAAGCCCTTGGCGCGAACCCTACACCAGTTGACTTTAATGAACTATATTCAGCTCTGGATCAAGGTGTTGTAGATGGTCAAGAGAACCCACTTCCTACCATCAACTCTATGAAATTCTACGAGGTTCAGGATTATGTATCCCTAACATCTCACACATATTCACCAGCAATTACAATCATGAGTGAAGAAACGTGGGATAAATTAAACGAAGATCAGCAAAAAGCTGTTCAAGAAGCAGTCCAAGAAACTAAGACTTATGTACGTAAGACATTGGATGAAAAAGAGCAAGAAATTAAAGACAAGCTAAAAGAAGAAGGCGTAACCATTACTGAACCTGACCGTGAAGCCTTTAAAGAAGCTACAAAGAATGTGAAAGATGCGGTTAGTGATAAGGTACCTTCTGAATTAATTCAGCGAATTAAAGATGCAGCAGAATAATTTCATAGACCAGGATTTCCTTTCCTGGTCTATCTTTTTACCCTATTAACATTCACGTGGCAAAGGCTTGCTACTAAGCAACTCTTCTTTATCTTAAGGATAATAGGTGATATTAATGAAGAAACTTGATTATTTCGTAGGAAAAATACTGGAATACCTTACGACCCTTTGTCTTATTGTAACGGTGGTGATCACCCTATTACAGGTTATCTTTCGTTATGTGCTAGAGTCACCACTTACATGGTCACAAGAAATATTGATGATGTTTTTTGTGTACAGTATCTTTTTTGGCTCAGCGTTAGCTACAAGAAATGGGGATCATTTAGAAGTAGACCTTTTGGACAATGCATCCGAATGGGTGAAGAGGTTCACCGAAGTGCTCCGATTTGTTGTAGTTGGCATCATGATTGTTTTGTTAACGGTATATGGATTTATGCTCGTACGAGATAATTTTGTATCAGGGCAGATGATGGCCACGGTAGAAATGCAGAAAGCTTATGTATATTTGGCATTGCCAATTAGTGGTTTGTTTATGTTGTATTACCATATGAAGAAGGTGATTGAGAAATGCTTTGGCTCGTAGGTTTATTATTTGTACTGATCATACTAAGAATACCAATCGCCTTCGCACTTGGCTTTGTATCCTTTCTAGGCATTATGATGACGGACCCTGGCTTGTTAATTAATGTGGCAAGAAAAGTGTTTACTGGCGTTGATAGCTTTACACTAGTTGCTATTCCGTTATTCATTTTAGCTGGTGAAATTATGACATATGGCGGCATTTCCAAGCGATTAATTGATTTTTCAAAGACACTAGTTGGTCATTTGCCAGGTGGACTTGCCATGGTTGTCGTATTGGCGAGTATGTTTTTCTCCGCCTTAACGGGAACTGCTATTGCAGCTGCTGCCGCGATAGGTGGTATGCTCATCCCAGCGATGAACAAGGAAGGCTATGATATTCGTTTCTCCTCAAGCTTAGTAGCCACTTCCGCAACGATTGGCCCGATTATCCCTCCAAGTATCGTATTGATTTTATACGGAGTAATCGCAGGTGAATCAATTGGTGAGTTGTTTTTAGCTGGGGTTGTACCTGGAGTCTTGATGGGTGCTGGATTGATGATCTATAGTTTTGTCATCGGAAAAAAGGAAGGCTATTACTCTCGTAGTGAGCGTGCTTCTCTTTTAGAAGTTTTAAAAGGTGCAAAAGATGCGATTCTAGCTATTATTATGCCTCTGATTATTATTGGTGGAATTGTACTGGGGATTTTCACTCCAACAGAATCAGGTGTGATAGCGGTCGTTTATGCGATTATCATAGGTATGTTTGTCTATCGTGAACTATCGCTGAAAGATTTATATCCAATTTTTCTTAGTACGGCGAAAACGACAGCCACCATCATCTTTTTAATTGGTAGTGCCTCCTTATTTATATGGTTCTTATCATACAACCGTATTCCAACCGAGATTGTTAATATGCTTGGAGGAGTCGCCGAGAATCCAATATTATTATTATTGATCATCAATGTTATTTTACTGTTGGCCGGAACGTTTATCGATACGATTAGTGCCGTGTCTATTTTTACACCTTTATTCTTGCCATTAGTAACGAATGCTGGGATTGACCCAGTACACTTTGGAATTATTCTAGCAGTGAACTTAACAATTGGAATGGTCACACCGCCACTAGGCGTCTGCTTATTCGTGACTTCTTCGATTGCGAAAATAAAAGTACCACAAATGTTTAAGTACCTTATACCACAAGTAGCGATATTAATTCTGGTATTACTAGCCATTACGTATATCCCAGGATTGGCGTTACTTCCATTGAATTTCTTTGAAATGTAAGGAAGAAAGGTTGAGTGAAATGAATCCAACCGAGGAACGGCTAGCTTTTCGAAAAGGGTTGAAAACAGGCACAACATCTGGAATGTGTGAAGGTTACGTCCAGACGAATATGGTCGTGTTACAGAAAGAATATGCATCAGATTTTCTAGCGTTTTGTAAAAAGAATCCAAAGTCATGTCCACTCGTGGAAAAGTTAGACACAGGGCAAGTTGCGCCTAATGTAGCTCCTGAAGCGGACATTCGGACCGACCTACCACGCTACCGTATTTATCGTGAAGGTGTCTTTGCAGAAGAGGTATTTGATTTACGGGATGTATGGCAGGATGACTTTGTGACATTTTTGATTGGTTGTAGCTTCACGTTTGAAAAAGCGCTCGTGGAGGCAGGTATTCCGTTGTTGCACCAGCTCCAGCAAAAAGTAGTACCAATGTTCAAGACTAACATTGAGTTAGAATCATCTGGCATATTTGCAGGGAATATGGTTGTGAGCATGCGCCCCATCCCCAATCAGATGATGGATAAAGCTTTACGCGTATCCGAGCAATTTGGACATGCCCACGGAGGCCCGGTTCAGGTGGGTAACCCTGAGCAAATCGGCATTCAAGATGTAATGAATCCCGATTACGGCGAGGCAGTGAAATTCGATGAAAACATCAGCACCCCCATATTCTGGGCTTGCGGCGTTACTCCTCAAAACGTCGCCCTGAAAGCTAAGCCCAGTATAATGATTACACACGCACCAGGTCACATGCTGATCACGGATGAAGTGGATGAGTATTATCGATGATGATGGAGAGGCGCACTGATAGGTGCGTCTTTTTTTGTGCTGGGGTGTTATTGGGGGATGGAGAGGGGGTGGAGGATATTTTGGCTCGGAGCAATTTTTTTGATTTGCGAGCAAAATTTTAGATTTCGGAGCAACTTTCGGATTTTCAGAGCAAAATTTGAAATTTGCGATCATAATTTCAGATATCCGAGCAAACACCCATTTCCGATCCCCCCTCACTCCAGCGCAAAATAGTGCCAGGAGCAACCCGACCTGCACCCCACCCACAACCCCAAGCACAAAAAAAGCCAGGACCCGCAAGCCCTGGCTCTCCGCCAAAATTACCGTATATTTACCTTAACTCCGTCAGAATGATGCGCACTGGAAGGAGTATCATCAATTTCATCATTATACAGATGGCATGCAACATAGTGCCCCTTGCCGATTTCTTGCCATTTCGGTTCAATCTCGGCGCAGGCTTCCATAGCCATGGGGCAGCGGGTGCGGAAGACGCAGCCGCTTGGTGGGTTGATCGGGCTTGGGATTTCGCCGTCGATCACGATTTGTTCGCGCTCGTCTTCGACGTCTGGATCTGGAATTGGGATCGCAGACAGGAGGGCGCGAGTGTATGGGTGGAGCGGATTATTATACAGCTCTTCGCTTTCGGTGAGCTCGACCATGTGGCCCAGGTACATAACGCCGATGCGGTCGGATATGTGCTGCACCATCGAGAGGTCATGGGCGATGAAAAGATACGTGAGCTCTTTTTCCTGCTGTAATTTTTCCATCAAATTAACGACTTGCGCTTGAACCGATACGTCCAGTGCAGAAATCGGTTCGTCTGCGATAATGATATCAGGGTCAAGCGCTAAAGCCCGCGCTATACCGATACGTTGGCGCTGGCCGCCGCTGAATTCGTGTGGATAGCGATTGGCGTGATCACGGTTCAGGCCGACCTCTTCCAGTAGCTCATACACACGGTCCAGTTTCTCTTTTTCGTTTGAGAACATTTTGTGAATTTCCATCGGCTCTGAAATAATCTCTTTCACCGTAGAACGTGGGTTCAAAGATGCGTATGGGTCTTGGAAAATCATTTGCATCTGGCGGTTCAAGGCGAATTTTTCTTTGTTGTTCATTTTATGAACGTCTTCGCCTTTATAAAAAACCTCACCTTCCGTAGCTTCATATAACCCCATGATTGTGCGTCCTGTCGTGGATTTTCCGCAACCCGATTCGCCAACGAGGCCAAATGTTTCACCTTTATACACTTCAAAACTGACATCATCGACAGCCTTCAAATTCTGGTTTTTGCCGAGGCGAAAGTATTTCTTTAAATTTTTCACCTGCAGGGCGACTTCGTTTTTCATGATGATTCCTCCCAAAAGCGGCGGGCTGCGCATAGCTCTTTTTCATAGTAGGTATCTGCTAGCTCTAGGACTTCTACGTTTTTTCCTGTCTTTGGTGCGTGGAGCATTTTGCCGTCTCCGTAGTAAATGCCAACGTGATGGACGGCGCCTTTTCCTTCTTCATAGGCAAAATAAATCAGGTCGCCAGGCTGTAGTTCTTCTAATGGAACCTCCTTCCCGCGATTGACCTGATCCGACGCATCGCGTGGTATCTCGTAGCCATTGGCTTTGTGCATGTTGTAACTAAAGCCGGAGCAATCGTAGCCATAAGAACTCATGCCTCCCCAAAAATAAGGAAGGTCGATAAATTTTTCTCCAGCCGCGACAATATCAATGCCAGCTCCTTTTGGTATGTCATCGCGAGAAATGTACACTTCCACGTCAGCTTCTGGTAAAAAACCATCTCCATTTGGCGTGTGGACCTTCACGAAGCCATCCTGAATATCCAGGTAAGGAAGGATCGTTAAGTAACTCAACTCCAGTAGGGGTTCTTTTTCTAAATTATATAATGTCGTAGAAGATGTTGTGACAAGCGCTACAGGGCCAGCATCCCAGTGATCATCCTCGATTTCCTTAAGCTGTGCGCTCGGGATCCAGCCAGGATAACCGCGTTGGTCTTTTTTGGATGGTTGATGTGGTGCGATGATGTGCGACCAACCGTCTTTTTCTTCCAGCAAAAGAACGTCCTCGCCGTATAACAACTGAGATTGAACGAGGTTATCGTCACATAAAGCCACGCGTGGCTCGTATGTCATCGCATCATACCATTCTTTTAATCGTAGCGGATTCGTTAGTCCAGGTTCGTCGATTTCTCGGGCTGAGGTGGGGGAGGTCCATACTGTCGCAACGGGAACCTGTACCACCCAATTTGTGTTCGCAGTCATACAATCGTCTCCTTATTAGTTAGTTTTCGTAATACACGTGCTGGATACCTAGGCCAGATCCTTCTGAAAAGCTAATATGACGGCCATCATAGTGAATACCACCATTGAGTAAGTCTTTGCTCAACATTAGAGGTGCGTCAAAATCAACGCGGGTGATGTTGCGTTGACTAGCTGCAAAGTGGGCAGCGGCTGTAACACCAAGCTTTGTTTCAATCATGCTACCGACCATACATTCAACACCAAAGCTCTCAGCTAGCTTATTGATTTGCAAAGCACGGTGAATACCGCCTGCTTTCATTAATTTAATGTTCAACAGATCTGCGCTTCTCGTTGCGAGTACGCGGCGTGCATCATCGGGTGAAAAGATACTCTCATCTGCCATGATTAACGTATTGGTATTGTCCGTTACCTGCTTTAGACCTTCTATGTCATGCGCTTTTACAGGCTGCTCAACCAGTTCGACGTTGAGGGAAAGCTCCTCCATACGCCGTATCGCATAAATCGCTTCTTTTGCAGTCCAGCCTTGATTGGCATCGAGTCGAATGGTAGCTTCTGAGCCGATTTCGTTGCGTATCGCTTGGATGCGGGCGATATCGGTTTCCATGTCGTCTTTGCCAACCTTGATTTTTAGGACTTTAAAGCCATTTTGTATATATTCCGCTGCATCCTCCGCCATCTCCTCAGGACTGTTCACGCTGACGGTGTAGTCTGTTTCTAAGGAGCTTAAGCTTCCACCTAACAATTGATATAGAGGCAGTCCACATTTTTTTGCGAAGCAGTCGTGTAGCGCTATATCGATAGCCGCTTTCGCACTTGTGTTGCCAACCGTTGCTTTATGTAACGTGTAAAAAACGTTCTCCCGTTCAAGGAGCGTCATACCGAGTATAGCGGACTTCAGTATATGCTCAATCGTTTCCTTGATGCTAAACAGACTCTCTCCAGTTATAACGTGGGTGGGAGGTGCTTCTCCCCAACCAACAGTACCATCGTCGCATGTAACTTTTACATAGATAGATTCTGCAACGGTTACAGTGCGAAGGG
This DNA window, taken from Pontibacillus yanchengensis, encodes the following:
- a CDS encoding TRAP transporter large permease, whose product is MLWLVGLLFVLIILRIPIAFALGFVSFLGIMMTDPGLLINVARKVFTGVDSFTLVAIPLFILAGEIMTYGGISKRLIDFSKTLVGHLPGGLAMVVVLASMFFSALTGTAIAAAAAIGGMLIPAMNKEGYDIRFSSSLVATSATIGPIIPPSIVLILYGVIAGESIGELFLAGVVPGVLMGAGLMIYSFVIGKKEGYYSRSERASLLEVLKGAKDAILAIIMPLIIIGGIVLGIFTPTESGVIAVVYAIIIGMFVYRELSLKDLYPIFLSTAKTTATIIFLIGSASLFIWFLSYNRIPTEIVNMLGGVAENPILLLLIINVILLLAGTFIDTISAVSIFTPLFLPLVTNAGIDPVHFGIILAVNLTIGMVTPPLGVCLFVTSSIAKIKVPQMFKYLIPQVAILILVLLAITYIPGLALLPLNFFEM
- a CDS encoding mandelate racemase/muconate lactonizing enzyme family protein is translated as MNIESIETYPVAIPLKKPFKTALRTVTVAESIYVKVTCDDGTVGWGEAPPTHVITGESLFSIKETIEHILKSAILGMTLLERENVFYTLHKATVGNTSAKAAIDIALHDCFAKKCGLPLYQLLGGSLSSLETDYTVSVNSPEEMAEDAAEYIQNGFKVLKIKVGKDDMETDIARIQAIRNEIGSEATIRLDANQGWTAKEAIYAIRRMEELSLNVELVEQPVKAHDIEGLKQVTDNTNTLIMADESIFSPDDARRVLATRSADLLNIKLMKAGGIHRALQINKLAESFGVECMVGSMIETKLGVTAAAHFAASQRNITRVDFDAPLMLSKDLLNGGIHYDGRHISFSEGSGLGIQHVYYEN
- a CDS encoding TRAP transporter small permease: MKKLDYFVGKILEYLTTLCLIVTVVITLLQVIFRYVLESPLTWSQEILMMFFVYSIFFGSALATRNGDHLEVDLLDNASEWVKRFTEVLRFVVVGIMIVLLTVYGFMLVRDNFVSGQMMATVEMQKAYVYLALPISGLFMLYYHMKKVIEKCFGS
- a CDS encoding ABC transporter ATP-binding protein, with translation MKNEVALQVKNLKKYFRLGKNQNLKAVDDVSFEVYKGETFGLVGESGCGKSTTGRTIMGLYEATEGEVFYKGEDVHKMNNKEKFALNRQMQMIFQDPYASLNPRSTVKEIISEPMEIHKMFSNEKEKLDRVYELLEEVGLNRDHANRYPHEFSGGQRQRIGIARALALDPDIIIADEPISALDVSVQAQVVNLMEKLQQEKELTYLFIAHDLSMVQHISDRIGVMYLGHMVELTESEELYNNPLHPYTRALLSAIPIPDPDVEDEREQIVIDGEIPSPINPPSGCVFRTRCPMAMEACAEIEPKWQEIGKGHYVACHLYNDEIDDTPSSAHHSDGVKVNIR
- a CDS encoding C40 family peptidase, producing MTANTNWVVQVPVATVWTSPTSAREIDEPGLTNPLRLKEWYDAMTYEPRVALCDDNLVQSQLLYGEDVLLLEEKDGWSHIIAPHQPSKKDQRGYPGWIPSAQLKEIEDDHWDAGPVALVTTSSTTLYNLEKEPLLELSYLTILPYLDIQDGFVKVHTPNGDGFLPEADVEVYISRDDIPKGAGIDIVAAGEKFIDLPYFWGGMSSYGYDCSGFSYNMHKANGYEIPRDASDQVNRGKEVPLEELQPGDLIYFAYEEGKGAVHHVGIYYGDGKMLHAPKTGKNVEVLELADTYYEKELCAARRFWEESS
- a CDS encoding DUF2848 family protein, which encodes MATITHSFHMNKQSKDIEFNHCYCIGYSGRNQEKAKEHIQELAELGVPEPDDIPALFPLRTSAVSFSDELEVVGNQTSGEAEIVLVFDEEGDIYVTVGSDHTDRGLETVSIQKSKQVCDKPLATELWKLEDVKDHWDKLELSAYTYDQGEETLYQSHSIEAILHVDDLLTYMKEKELPTKQNVVYCGTVPLLEGFKYGDAFQVTLKDPVYDRSITKKYSVKRL
- a CDS encoding carbon-nitrogen family hydrolase; this encodes MNVAIYQMDVIPGDVRANHKRVEEWMEKTVPNSDYEIVVLPEMWTTAYTLPELQEIADVDGEPTTSFLQKMAKQYGVHVVGGSFANKIEGEVYNTAIVVNKQGEVVHTYDKIHLVPMLDEPTYLAGGKESAKIFELDGVKMGIIICYDLRFPELTRQLALEGAEVLFIVAEWPLARRNHWVALQKARAIENQMYVISSGRVGSYNGTTFSGTSFIIDPLGDVVAEGSIENEETIVGELDSSKVRDARKNVPVFQTRVTNLYKYY
- a CDS encoding GntR family transcriptional regulator; its protein translation is MDRLNINPIKKRQTMKEIAYDEIKSAILTGQLDKKEYYPETLLAETLNTSRTPVREAANELVAEGLLLVYPRKGYKVKEISADEREQIVYLRTCIEKKALEVLHSKITEDQLSELDEIIEKQREAMEVEDRYVFIEYDQKMHATFVQMAELNIMEDIFQKIYNLMRLIGHTALMKQGRMKEVIEEHKQVVQALRDGNYDEASGNLLSHLTNTHQIVQTIEDTKTN
- a CDS encoding peptidoglycan D,D-transpeptidase FtsI family protein, which encodes MGKKKNGKKSQVPFRLNVLFFLIFLLFSGLILQLGVVQILYGADAQEEINKTTNQKVSVPVPRGKMYDRNGNVVADTQPLYSITYTPMDKTPSQQHHLELAKELAKLIDMNEEDTENIPVRDQKDYWILNNEGAKKERLTEEELKYTDEEKAADAPTPYEILLDKIDPEEDLNYGKKELEIIAIKRKMDSAYAFTPHVIKNKNVTQEEYARVAEHQQDLQGINVSTDWKRSYPYEGHFRDFLGSVTEDGLPRDSLDYFLARNYSRNARVGDSGLEKKYEALLKGQKKTIQYETDRNGNIVDENVINKGQQGKNLQLTVDMELQQRMDEILKEHITKARNKFPYANRFLDEAMAVAMNPQTGEILGMSGQTWNDDSGEFRNTGINTVTSPVAPGSAVKGATLLAGYDYGVVSAGETILDQPIDLAGTPLKASYSNLGYVNDIEALKRSSNVYMFHIGMRIAGDPSYQKGEKLSYQPGRFQVFRNYYAQFGLGVKTGIDLPSETETAGLLSDNYRAGNMLDLAIGQYDTYSALQLAQYVSTIANDGYRLQPRLVNDVRKPVTNKENKNQLGPIIQSNDSNVLNRITMEERYIERVQKGFYQVFNNPRGTADGYFADAEGYTAAGKTGTAQVNYYEPLRDENGDTYDYKPHELENLTLVGYAPYEDPEIAFAVLVPNTGSVSTGYTQYQANKEIGRDILDAYFQLKEERGLNGNADEEEENEENEE
- a CDS encoding DctP family TRAP transporter solute-binding subunit; this translates as MKSALVKMLVACSVLVLAACSGGSDEANGDSGTTIKLAHSASESHQYHIASKKFKELVDKKTDGSVQIEIHPNATMGSESEAIEQVIGGTLDMTTVSADSSFANTVEEMNVFGIPYLFENKDHVYSVLDGEIGQDLLETANEKGMKALGYWEVGFRHVSNSKQEIKKPADMEGLKIRVQPSPVWEAHMKALGANPTPVDFNELYSALDQGVVDGQENPLPTINSMKFYEVQDYVSLTSHTYSPAITIMSEETWDKLNEDQQKAVQEAVQETKTYVRKTLDEKEQEIKDKLKEEGVTITEPDREAFKEATKNVKDAVSDKVPSELIQRIKDAAE
- a CDS encoding putative hydro-lyase; amino-acid sequence: MSEMNPTEERLAFRKGLKTGTTSGMCEGYVQTNMVVLQKEYASDFLAFCKKNPKSCPLVEKLDTGQVAPNVAPEADIRTDLPRYRIYREGVFAEEVFDLRDVWQDDFVTFLIGCSFTFEKALVEAGIPLLHQLQQKVVPMFKTNIELESSGIFAGNMVVSMRPIPNQMMDKALRVSEQFGHAHGGPVQVGNPEQIGIQDVMNPDYGEAVKFDENISTPIFWACGVTPQNVALKAKPSIMITHAPGHMLITDEVDEYYR